One window from the genome of Esox lucius isolate fEsoLuc1 chromosome 23, fEsoLuc1.pri, whole genome shotgun sequence encodes:
- the parp12b gene encoding protein mono-ADP-ribosyltransferase PARP12b — translation MSNYAGVIHHATSILCSNKGSLDLQQLHRKILQRVEITEDDFWYIVKKCSRFVVVRNRERTDEWGTDCVVVAKTSLRLCRNYTKDGCRDCQELHLCKYFVYGNCRYGKGRKQCKFSHDVFSEHNYRLLRDCTLHELHEDELFLLLLQNDPSLLPEVCSHYNKGSGPHGACTFREGCTKMHMCMHFVQGDCMFGPKCKRQHVVDEHGRRMLEEKGLSGDIIHDLPFIYQNLYRLSTPIAPYAVREHVPEPVCRPVIHKEEKKEICLHFIRRNCRFQDQCIRVHFNLPYKWEVFDGNSWKDLRHTEDIERAFCDPRNTHSPGSRPVDFLTMTRESDPVRRLSTVSSITKPAHYILTTEWLWYYKGDHQNWIEYGRPDDKQRTTSLTSRELEEAYLANRSADVTVMKGHRHYYLSFQDMYQRNPKHNTKRRVRRRPRFISIREVEDKISR, via the exons atgtcaaattacGCCGGAGTAATTCATCACGCCACCAGCATATTATGCAGCAACAAAGGTTCATTGGACCTTCAACAACTGCACAGGAAGATTTTGCAGCGTGTTGAAATAACCGAGGACGACTTTTGGTACATTGTAAAGAAGTGTTCTCGATTTGTTGTGGTGCGCAACCGAGAGAGGACGGACGAATGGGGAACGGATTGTGTGGTTGTAGCAAAAACGTCGTTGCGACTATGCAGAAATTATACAAAGGACGGTTGCAGAGATTGCCAGGAACTCCACCTctgcaaatattttgtttatggaAATTGCAGATATGGGAAAGGCAG GAAGCAGTGTAAGTTCTCCCATGATGTGTTTTCGGAGCACAACTACCGTCTCCTGAGGGACTGCACCTTACACGAGCTACACGAGGATGAGCTGTTCCTGTTACTGCTGCAGAATGACCCTAGCCTGCTGCCAGAG GTGTGCTCTCATTACAACAAGGGCTCCGGGCCGCACGGCGCTTGCACCTTCAGGGAAGGCTGTACCAAGATGCACATGTGCATGCACTTTGTGCAAGGCGACTGCATGTTCGGGCCCAAGTGCAAGAGGCAGCACGTGGTCGACGAGCACGGTCGACGCATGCTGGAGGAGAAAGGCCTCAGCGGGGACATCATTCATGACCTGCCCTTCATCTACCAGAACCTGTACCGCCTCAGCACACCCATTGCTCCCTACGCTGTTAGAG AGCATGTACCTGAACCAGTGTGTAGACCTGTGATCCAtaaagaggagaagaaggagattTGTCTGCACTTCATACGCAGAAACTGTAGATTCCAGG ACCAGTGTATCCGTGTGCACTTTAACCTGCCCTACAAGTGGGAGGTGTTTGATGGGAACAGCTGGAAAGACCTACGTCACACGGAAGATATTGAGAGGGCCTTCTGTGACCCCCGGAACACACACAG tcccGGCTCTCGGCCAGTGGACTTCCTAACCATGACTCGGGAGTCTGACCCTGTGCGGCGCCTCTCCACTGTGTCCTCCATAACAAAGCCAGCCCACTACATCCTGACTACCGAGTGGCTGTGGTACTACAAGGGTGACCACCAGAACTGGATTGAGTATGGTAGACCT GACGATAAACAGCGTACCACATCCCTCACATCCCGAGAGCTGGAGGAAGCGTATCTGGCAAACCGATCTGCTGATGTCACCGTCATGAAAGGTCACCGCCACTACTACCTCAGTTTCCAAG ACATGTACCAGCGTAACCCGAAACACAACACCAAGAGGAGGGTGCGTCGCCGACCTCGCTTCATTTCCATCCGAGAAGTGGAGGACAAAATTTCACGATAG